In the Maribacter sp. MJ134 genome, one interval contains:
- a CDS encoding VCBS repeat-containing protein has protein sequence MFTKVDSNHSNITFTNTLMSSAELNILNYIYYYNGAGLAAADFNNDGLQDLYFVSNENEDELFLNEGALQFKSATLASGIENKSGWTTGVTVVDINNDDLLDIYLCKVSGYQNLKGHNLLYVNQGIVDGVPEFKEMSASYGLNFSGFSTQSAFLDYDLDGDLDMYLMNHSVHPNLNYANGNERTKQNEVSGDKLFENKEGYFVDVSASANIYEGKIGYGLGISISDVNNDSYPDIYVGNDFFENDYLYLNNGDKTFTESISKDYKNLGHTTHFSMGNGIADINNDALTDIVSLDMLPEDLETYKSSGTEFSYPNYTNYLKNGYAPQFMQNTLHLNTGHGKFSEIASLANISATEWSWGTLLADFDNDGFKDIFITNGIKGASNDMDFINFIANDNIQKNLADGVGKQEMEFIQKMPEKKVSNYFFKNNGDLTFADVSKTWYTPEKSFSNGTVYSDLDNDGDLDIVTNNVNGEAFILENKGNEINLKNYIKIRFKGRKTNNFGIGATVFIYAENTVQKYENYTTKGYLSSVHPSLHIGLGALNRIDSVLIQWPTGFLETLKDVSANQEITVDYENAVNGNVTGKTLSEYSSNNQTVNFHHKDGNSIEFYRDPLIPYANTNEGPSVSVEDINSDGLEDIFVGGAKQQASALFIQNNKGEFIPQQPELFNEDKVNEDIDQHFFDANGDGLTDLLVVSAGNEFKKGPPLRPRLYINKSGQFTKDTTAFRNIEINASAVKSWDMDNDGDLDILITSDAVPWEFGLSPKQYIFQNDGAGNFSDVTEKKSLALNDLGNVKDVAILDLDNNGFEDLIFVGHWMPITIFMNDGEDLTKKVDSTLANSNGLWNAIEVDDLDHDGDIDLVVGNWGENSKLKASFQKPLNLYKADIDKNGSMETIVSYYHKNTETVLASKDELAKQIPSLNKKYLSYADFAKAGFNELFPEDILETGFQKSVYELSTCYFENLGNGKFKKHPLPKIAQVSTVHDIFIENNPRKSIILVGNNYEISTQLGRMDASHGLILYPSTEDVFKTQDYNYLGVSGAARSIEKIKIKNKENYVISRNNDSLFFVSKERLK, from the coding sequence ATGTTTACTAAAGTCGATTCTAATCATAGTAATATTACTTTCACTAATACACTGATGTCTTCCGCAGAACTTAATATCCTGAACTATATCTACTATTACAATGGTGCTGGATTAGCCGCAGCAGATTTCAATAACGACGGACTCCAGGATCTTTATTTTGTGTCCAATGAAAATGAAGACGAACTATTCCTTAACGAAGGAGCACTACAATTTAAATCCGCCACATTAGCCTCTGGTATAGAGAATAAAAGCGGCTGGACGACCGGGGTAACCGTAGTGGATATCAATAATGATGACCTCTTAGATATTTATTTGTGTAAAGTTTCCGGATATCAAAATCTAAAAGGACATAACTTACTTTACGTAAATCAAGGTATTGTAGACGGAGTACCTGAATTCAAAGAAATGTCTGCATCTTACGGCTTAAATTTTTCTGGCTTCTCCACACAAAGTGCATTTTTAGATTACGATTTAGATGGGGATTTAGACATGTATCTGATGAATCATTCCGTACACCCTAACTTAAATTACGCCAATGGCAACGAAAGAACTAAACAGAACGAGGTTAGTGGCGATAAGCTGTTCGAAAATAAAGAAGGTTACTTTGTAGACGTAAGTGCTTCAGCTAATATTTATGAAGGTAAAATCGGTTATGGTCTTGGCATCTCCATAAGTGATGTTAACAATGATTCCTATCCCGATATTTATGTAGGTAACGATTTTTTTGAAAATGACTATCTCTACCTTAACAACGGGGATAAAACTTTTACGGAATCGATTTCAAAAGACTATAAGAATTTGGGGCATACTACCCATTTTTCCATGGGAAATGGTATTGCAGACATCAACAATGATGCGCTTACCGATATCGTTTCCTTAGATATGTTGCCTGAAGATTTAGAAACCTATAAATCCTCTGGGACCGAATTTAGCTATCCTAACTATACTAATTATCTTAAGAACGGTTATGCGCCCCAGTTTATGCAGAACACATTGCATTTAAATACAGGCCATGGTAAATTCAGTGAAATTGCCTCACTAGCCAACATAAGCGCTACCGAATGGTCCTGGGGAACACTTCTAGCAGATTTTGACAATGACGGATTCAAGGATATCTTTATTACGAACGGCATAAAAGGTGCATCCAATGATATGGACTTCATCAACTTTATAGCCAATGATAATATTCAAAAAAATCTTGCCGATGGTGTTGGTAAACAAGAAATGGAATTCATTCAGAAAATGCCTGAGAAAAAAGTTTCCAATTACTTTTTTAAAAATAATGGGGATTTGACATTTGCCGATGTTTCAAAAACTTGGTATACGCCTGAAAAATCGTTCAGCAATGGAACGGTTTATAGTGACCTGGACAACGATGGCGACTTGGATATAGTAACAAACAACGTCAATGGGGAAGCCTTCATACTCGAAAATAAAGGAAACGAGATAAATCTTAAGAACTATATCAAAATACGTTTTAAAGGACGGAAAACTAATAATTTCGGTATTGGGGCAACGGTTTTCATTTATGCAGAAAATACGGTTCAAAAGTATGAGAACTACACTACTAAAGGATATTTATCCTCGGTGCATCCTTCACTTCACATAGGACTCGGAGCGTTAAATCGTATCGATTCTGTTCTGATACAATGGCCTACGGGATTCCTCGAAACTTTGAAAGATGTATCAGCAAATCAAGAAATAACAGTGGATTATGAAAATGCCGTAAACGGCAACGTTACCGGGAAAACTCTTTCAGAGTATTCCTCAAATAATCAAACGGTAAATTTTCATCACAAAGACGGTAATTCCATTGAATTCTATAGGGATCCTTTAATACCCTATGCCAATACTAACGAAGGTCCTTCCGTGAGTGTCGAAGACATCAATTCAGATGGTTTAGAGGATATCTTCGTAGGAGGTGCAAAACAGCAAGCCTCTGCCCTATTTATTCAAAATAATAAAGGTGAATTTATACCACAACAGCCCGAGCTTTTTAATGAGGATAAGGTGAACGAAGATATAGACCAGCATTTTTTTGATGCTAATGGTGATGGGTTAACAGATTTATTGGTAGTCAGCGCCGGAAATGAATTCAAGAAAGGCCCACCTTTGCGCCCCAGATTGTACATAAATAAAAGTGGACAGTTTACAAAGGACACGACTGCCTTTAGAAATATTGAAATCAATGCGTCCGCCGTGAAATCTTGGGATATGGACAACGATGGTGATTTGGATATCCTCATTACTTCCGATGCCGTACCGTGGGAATTTGGCCTTAGCCCCAAACAATATATATTTCAGAACGACGGTGCAGGAAACTTCTCCGATGTTACCGAAAAAAAATCGTTAGCACTTAATGATTTGGGAAATGTAAAAGATGTGGCCATCTTAGATTTGGACAATAATGGCTTTGAAGACCTCATATTTGTAGGACACTGGATGCCTATTACCATTTTTATGAACGATGGTGAGGACTTAACCAAAAAAGTAGACTCCACATTAGCCAATTCAAACGGACTTTGGAATGCCATTGAAGTTGACGATTTGGATCATGATGGAGATATAGATTTAGTAGTTGGCAACTGGGGAGAGAACAGTAAACTAAAAGCTTCTTTTCAAAAGCCTTTAAACCTCTACAAAGCGGATATCGATAAAAATGGGAGTATGGAAACCATCGTGTCCTATTATCACAAAAATACGGAGACCGTACTGGCATCTAAGGATGAACTAGCGAAACAAATCCCCTCTTTGAACAAAAAATATCTTTCTTATGCTGACTTTGCCAAGGCAGGCTTTAATGAACTTTTTCCGGAAGATATACTAGAAACTGGCTTTCAGAAATCGGTTTACGAATTATCTACTTGTTACTTTGAAAACCTAGGAAATGGAAAATTCAAAAAACATCCATTACCAAAAATAGCTCAAGTCTCCACAGTACATGATATATTCATTGAAAATAATCCCAGAAAATCTATAATCCTTGTAGGTAACAATTATGAAATTAGCACCCAACTAGGTAGGATGGATGCCTCCCATGGTCTAATTTTGTATCCCTCAACAGAAGACGTTTTTAAAACGCAAGACTATAACTATTTAGGAGTTTCAGGGGCAGCGAGAAGTATTGAAAAAATTAAAATCAAGAACAAAGAAAACTACGTCATATCTAGAAATAACGATAGCCTATTTTTTGTTTCAAAAGAACGCTTAAAATGA
- a CDS encoding RagB/SusD family nutrient uptake outer membrane protein, with translation MKRSQIKNLMLTAFSAAFVLSCTDLEIEGTDSIISTDSGTQFSGVADVEGSLDNIYNGINRLGDQANYFALQEVATDEALVPTRGTDWGDNGIWRTLHNHTWDPAHQFVLNTWNNWNQTVFQASEVADPLSNGSAEQVAQAKFVRAFAMWIVMDNWGQVPFRQPNEGPEIDPTVLTRTEALDFILTDLDDAIAGLPTVAAMDMDNLQRGTKASARFLKARVLLNAHIYNGSGTPDSGDMNEVISLVDAIAADGFALQDGYFDIFTEAADTETIWWIPTGVGNRIWNGMHYNINSPDNEGGGWNGFTTLAEFYDLFEGDPNSNTVGSGQEERRGFVPDASNADETNLGIGYGFLIGQQFNEDGTKLKTRPGQDLVFTRDFPGLVGNGEATGIRTIKYHPVNGGFTAHELVFRYADAHLMKAEAMLRSGGDATAMVNELRTLRDAAPLGSVSEQNLIDERGRELYVEFVRRTDLIRFGQFTKDWQFKDAAAIGDENRNLYPIPSNAILSNPNLVQNPGY, from the coding sequence ATGAAAAGAAGTCAAATCAAAAATTTAATGCTTACTGCCTTTTCCGCAGCATTTGTACTATCCTGTACAGATTTGGAAATAGAAGGCACAGATTCAATTATTTCAACAGATAGTGGCACACAGTTTAGTGGTGTTGCAGACGTTGAGGGTTCATTGGATAACATTTACAACGGTATCAACCGTTTGGGAGATCAAGCTAACTATTTTGCTCTCCAAGAAGTAGCCACTGATGAAGCCTTAGTACCAACAAGAGGTACTGACTGGGGAGATAATGGGATATGGAGAACACTTCATAACCATACCTGGGATCCCGCGCACCAATTTGTTCTGAACACTTGGAACAATTGGAACCAAACAGTTTTCCAAGCTTCTGAAGTTGCTGACCCGCTTAGTAATGGATCAGCAGAACAAGTTGCTCAAGCTAAATTCGTAAGAGCTTTCGCCATGTGGATTGTTATGGACAACTGGGGGCAAGTTCCTTTTAGACAACCTAACGAAGGTCCAGAAATAGACCCTACCGTGTTAACAAGAACCGAGGCGCTTGACTTTATCCTTACCGACTTGGATGATGCTATTGCAGGACTTCCTACCGTAGCTGCCATGGATATGGATAATTTACAAAGAGGAACAAAAGCATCTGCTCGTTTCTTGAAGGCCAGAGTTTTATTGAATGCGCATATTTATAACGGCTCAGGAACTCCTGACTCTGGTGATATGAATGAGGTAATTTCTTTAGTGGATGCTATCGCAGCAGATGGTTTTGCCTTACAGGACGGATATTTTGATATATTCACCGAGGCTGCCGATACAGAGACTATCTGGTGGATTCCTACCGGTGTTGGTAACAGAATCTGGAACGGTATGCACTACAACATTAATTCACCTGACAACGAAGGTGGTGGTTGGAACGGTTTTACCACATTAGCTGAATTTTACGATCTTTTTGAAGGTGATCCAAACTCAAATACAGTTGGTTCAGGACAGGAAGAAAGAAGAGGTTTTGTGCCCGATGCTTCTAACGCCGATGAGACCAATTTAGGTATAGGTTACGGATTCCTTATAGGACAGCAGTTCAATGAGGACGGAACTAAATTAAAAACAAGACCGGGACAGGATTTAGTATTTACTAGAGATTTCCCAGGATTAGTAGGTAATGGTGAAGCAACTGGAATACGAACTATTAAATATCACCCAGTAAATGGAGGTTTTACAGCTCACGAATTGGTCTTTCGTTATGCAGATGCTCATTTAATGAAAGCTGAAGCTATGCTTAGAAGTGGTGGTGATGCTACTGCCATGGTCAACGAACTACGTACGTTACGTGATGCCGCTCCATTAGGTAGTGTTTCAGAACAAAACCTAATTGATGAAAGAGGTAGAGAATTATATGTAGAGTTTGTAAGAAGAACGGATTTAATACGTTTTGGTCAATTCACAAAAGACTGGCAGTTTAAAGATGCTGCTGCAATTGGTGATGAGAACAGAAATCTTTATCCTATCCCATCTAACGCAATTCTTTCTAATCCAAATTTAGTGCAGAATCCAGGATATTAA
- a CDS encoding SusC/RagA family TonB-linked outer membrane protein — translation MKITLLKSLFAIGAFLSFSIAQAQEVTGTVSDASGPLPGASVIEKGTTNGTQTDFDGNYSIEVGSDAVLVVSYIGYKTTEVAVNGQSSINFTLEEDAQALEEVVIIGYGTTTVKDATGSVVSVTAEDFNGGVIASPEQLIQGKTAGVQITQSSGAPGAGINFNIRGTSSVRSNNNPLFVVDGVPLSGGDTSANSQDLGAGTSGSTNPLSFLNPSDIESISVLKDASATAIYGSRGANGVVIITTKSGKTGKGVFEFNSSLSIASPANSYDLLGRDDYLNAIDSFGGDRAAADRGANTNWQDVVTRTVASQNQNLAWSKNYGKGNIRTTFGYGKQFGVVENSSLERTTLRVNWNHRFLNDKLNIQVSATGSSIGDEQPLISGSAGFQGDLLGAAYAANPTWPNSASFDPGNLLNPANLLAEYQSFSVTDRALLNASAAYDITPELTAKVNVGYDYSESTRRSALSRDIVGLTNGTAGNGRGAVNDLNLESKLLEVTLNYKKEFENSNLDVLLGYSFQDFGTSGRNVTGWGYSTGDLNAMGRDLEASADAIEASISGDYQQYGIGTGQSQVFVNRLTPSAATENVALPFGGIKVRSLFTDTFDNTDELQSFFTRIQYSLADKYLFTATVRADGSSRFGSDNQYGIFPSGAIAWKIHEEDFIGDAISTLKLRAGGGITGNQDGLGFGNFVRRERFGGAPIQNDGIINIPGTNAVAFANPGLKWEETLNYGVGLDFGFNNDRFSGSIDVYRNETTDLLLNVQAAQPSPQPFFFQNLDATVLNQGIELAVAYDIIRSEDFNFDASFNVAYNENEIQDFDGLIQAGTIRGQGLTGAFAQILAGNQPLFSYFLRDFQGFDANGQPIGDTQSFVGEDALPDVTGGFSMNVSYKNWDFSTYLAGQFGFSVYNNTENAFFTAGSIQNGRNVTQNVIGNGESGTAAASVSTRFLEKGDFVRLQNASLGYNIPMSGEGLFKSLRLNLTGQNLFLITDYSGLDPEVSSAPANNDLLNGIPTAGIDLTAYPNPRTFTLGINATF, via the coding sequence ATGAAGATTACGCTACTAAAAAGTCTGTTTGCTATCGGGGCATTTCTATCCTTTAGTATAGCGCAGGCGCAGGAAGTAACCGGAACGGTTTCAGATGCTAGTGGACCTTTGCCAGGTGCTAGTGTTATTGAGAAGGGAACTACTAACGGTACTCAAACCGATTTTGATGGAAATTACTCCATTGAAGTTGGTAGCGATGCTGTATTAGTCGTTAGCTACATTGGCTATAAGACTACTGAAGTTGCTGTCAACGGGCAGTCAAGTATTAACTTCACCCTAGAGGAAGATGCACAGGCTTTGGAAGAAGTTGTAATAATAGGATACGGTACTACCACTGTTAAGGATGCAACCGGTTCTGTAGTTTCAGTTACTGCAGAAGATTTTAATGGCGGTGTCATCGCTTCGCCAGAACAATTAATCCAAGGTAAGACTGCAGGTGTTCAAATTACACAGAGTAGTGGTGCTCCAGGGGCAGGCATTAACTTTAACATTAGAGGTACAAGTTCTGTACGTTCTAACAACAATCCTTTATTTGTTGTTGATGGTGTTCCACTTTCCGGTGGTGACACATCTGCCAACTCTCAGGATCTAGGTGCAGGTACCAGCGGATCAACTAACCCGCTAAGTTTCCTTAACCCTTCGGATATCGAAAGCATCAGTGTATTAAAAGATGCCTCCGCGACGGCCATTTATGGGTCAAGAGGTGCCAATGGTGTTGTTATCATAACTACTAAAAGTGGTAAAACTGGAAAAGGTGTTTTTGAATTCAATTCTTCTCTAAGTATTGCCTCACCAGCAAATTCCTATGATTTACTAGGAAGAGACGATTACTTAAACGCCATTGATTCTTTTGGTGGAGATAGAGCAGCTGCAGACAGAGGGGCCAATACAAACTGGCAAGATGTTGTTACGAGAACCGTAGCGTCACAAAACCAAAACCTTGCATGGTCTAAAAACTATGGTAAAGGAAATATAAGAACTACGTTTGGATACGGAAAACAATTTGGTGTAGTTGAAAACTCTTCTTTAGAAAGAACTACACTTCGTGTAAACTGGAATCACAGGTTCTTGAATGACAAGTTAAACATACAAGTATCGGCTACAGGTTCAAGCATTGGTGATGAACAGCCGCTTATATCAGGAAGTGCTGGTTTCCAGGGAGATTTATTAGGAGCAGCGTACGCTGCCAACCCAACTTGGCCCAATAGCGCTAGTTTTGACCCTGGCAACCTATTGAATCCTGCCAACTTATTGGCAGAGTACCAGAGTTTTAGTGTAACCGACAGGGCTTTACTAAATGCATCTGCAGCTTACGATATTACTCCGGAATTAACGGCTAAAGTAAACGTTGGTTATGACTATTCAGAGTCTACTAGGAGATCAGCGCTATCCAGAGATATTGTTGGTCTTACCAATGGTACCGCTGGTAATGGCCGTGGTGCCGTTAATGACCTTAACTTAGAAAGCAAATTGTTAGAGGTAACCTTGAACTATAAGAAGGAATTTGAAAATTCTAATTTAGATGTATTATTGGGTTATTCTTTCCAAGATTTTGGAACAAGTGGAAGAAATGTAACTGGCTGGGGCTATAGTACTGGTGATTTGAACGCTATGGGTAGAGACTTAGAAGCTTCTGCTGATGCTATTGAAGCATCTATTTCAGGTGATTATCAACAATACGGAATTGGGACTGGTCAATCTCAGGTATTTGTCAACAGGCTAACCCCTTCCGCTGCTACCGAAAATGTGGCATTACCTTTTGGAGGAATTAAAGTAAGGTCTTTATTTACGGATACTTTTGACAACACGGATGAACTACAATCGTTCTTCACTAGGATTCAGTATTCTCTTGCGGACAAGTATCTATTTACGGCTACGGTTAGAGCGGATGGCTCTTCTAGATTTGGTTCTGACAACCAATATGGTATATTCCCTTCTGGAGCAATTGCCTGGAAAATTCATGAAGAAGATTTCATCGGGGATGCCATTTCAACACTTAAATTACGTGCAGGTGGTGGTATCACAGGTAATCAAGATGGTTTAGGTTTTGGTAACTTTGTTCGTAGAGAACGTTTCGGTGGTGCTCCTATCCAAAATGACGGTATAATCAATATCCCTGGAACGAATGCAGTGGCTTTTGCCAATCCAGGATTAAAATGGGAAGAAACTTTAAACTATGGCGTTGGGCTAGATTTTGGATTTAACAATGATCGTTTTTCCGGTAGCATAGATGTTTACCGAAACGAGACAACCGATTTATTGTTGAATGTGCAAGCCGCACAGCCGTCACCACAACCTTTCTTTTTCCAAAACTTGGATGCAACAGTACTTAACCAAGGTATAGAATTGGCTGTTGCTTATGATATTATAAGGTCTGAAGATTTCAATTTTGATGCGTCCTTCAATGTTGCTTACAACGAAAATGAAATTCAGGATTTTGACGGACTTATCCAAGCGGGTACTATTAGAGGTCAAGGTCTTACAGGAGCGTTTGCACAAATTTTAGCGGGCAACCAACCGTTATTCTCTTACTTCCTTAGGGATTTCCAAGGATTCGATGCTAACGGTCAACCCATAGGTGATACGCAAAGTTTCGTAGGTGAAGATGCCTTACCAGATGTAACTGGTGGTTTCTCCATGAATGTTTCTTACAAGAACTGGGATTTTTCTACTTATCTAGCTGGTCAGTTTGGTTTTTCAGTATACAATAACACAGAGAACGCGTTCTTTACCGCTGGTTCTATCCAGAACGGTAGAAACGTTACTCAAAATGTTATTGGAAACGGAGAATCTGGTACTGCAGCCGCCTCAGTATCTACGCGTTTCTTAGAAAAAGGAGATTTTGTAAGATTACAAAATGCTTCTTTAGGTTACAATATCCCAATGTCCGGAGAGGGATTATTTAAAAGTCTTAGATTAAATTTAACTGGCCAAAATCTATTCCTTATCACCGATTACAGCGGTTTAGATCCAGAAGTAAGTTCCGCACCTGCTAATAATGACCTATTAAATGGTATACCAACAGCGGGAATCGATTTAACAGCCTATCCAAATCCTAGAACTTTCACACTGGGAATTAATGCTACGTTTTAA
- a CDS encoding LacI family DNA-binding transcriptional regulator, producing MKRKITLKHIARELDVSISTVSKALKNSHEISRDTKDKVQAFAKLYNYKPNNIAISLKNKRTKNIGVVIPDIVHHFFTTVFRGIEKYANKRGYNVIVCVSDESFDKEVINMEMLANGSIDGFIMSLSAGTQKKADFNHLKEVTEQGIPLVLFDRVTDEVACDKVILNDESIAFEAVDSFIKTGRKKIALVTTDAYFNVSASRGKGYVKALEQNGLVFNKDLVLTLPYEDLDEQTIRNFFSTADVNAVLCVNEIFAIHCMGIVQCMGKRIPEDISFIGFTDGILSKYSKPTLTTIAQHGDKMGEVAAKLLIDRVESDNEEVEEPFCTEVISATIIKRESTIN from the coding sequence TTGAAAAGAAAAATAACTTTAAAACATATCGCCAGAGAGTTGGACGTTTCAATTTCAACCGTTTCCAAAGCACTCAAGAATAGCCATGAGATAAGTAGAGATACCAAGGATAAGGTTCAGGCCTTCGCTAAACTTTATAATTATAAGCCCAATAACATTGCTATCAGTTTAAAGAATAAAAGAACAAAGAACATTGGTGTTGTTATTCCGGATATCGTACATCATTTCTTTACTACCGTCTTTAGGGGAATAGAAAAATATGCCAATAAGCGTGGTTACAATGTTATTGTATGTGTATCGGACGAATCTTTCGACAAGGAGGTAATAAATATGGAAATGCTCGCCAACGGCAGCATTGATGGCTTTATTATGTCGCTATCCGCAGGAACGCAGAAGAAAGCCGATTTTAATCACTTGAAAGAAGTAACAGAGCAGGGGATTCCATTGGTATTATTCGATAGGGTTACGGATGAGGTAGCTTGTGATAAGGTCATATTAAACGATGAGAGTATTGCCTTTGAAGCCGTGGACTCCTTTATTAAGACAGGCAGAAAGAAAATAGCATTAGTAACTACGGATGCTTATTTTAATGTAAGTGCTAGTCGCGGAAAAGGGTATGTAAAGGCTTTAGAACAAAACGGACTAGTGTTCAATAAGGATTTGGTGCTTACATTGCCTTATGAAGACTTGGATGAGCAAACTATCAGGAACTTCTTTTCTACTGCGGATGTAAATGCTGTACTTTGTGTAAATGAAATTTTTGCTATCCACTGTATGGGTATAGTACAATGCATGGGGAAAAGAATTCCAGAGGATATATCTTTTATCGGTTTTACAGATGGGATTTTGTCTAAATACTCCAAACCTACTTTGACAACCATTGCTCAACATGGGGATAAAATGGGAGAGGTGGCCGCTAAACTTTTAATAGATAGGGTAGAAAGCGATAATGAAGAGGTAGAAGAACCCTTTTGCACCGAAGTTATTTCTGCTACGATTATTAAAAGGGAGTCAACAATCAATTAA
- the pgmB gene encoding beta-phosphoglucomutase → MQKIGFIFDLDGVIVDTAKYHYLAWKKLANELGFEFTKEQNEMFKGVSRKRCLEILLEIGNVTASQEQFDAWMVDKNVDYLAYIENMDESEVLPDVPRVLNFLKDNHIPIALGSASKNARPILEKVKLLPFFDSIVDGNNVTKAKPDPEVFLIAAENLGVPSNKCVVFEDAVAGIQAANAAHMISIGIGDQKVLSESKYNFNDFTEIDTDFLSKLLRS, encoded by the coding sequence ATGCAAAAAATTGGATTTATTTTCGATTTAGATGGTGTAATAGTGGATACGGCCAAATATCATTATCTAGCTTGGAAAAAACTGGCCAATGAACTTGGTTTTGAATTTACCAAGGAACAGAACGAAATGTTCAAAGGGGTCAGTAGAAAGCGATGTCTTGAGATTTTGCTAGAAATTGGAAACGTAACAGCATCTCAAGAACAATTTGATGCATGGATGGTAGATAAGAATGTGGACTACCTGGCCTATATAGAAAACATGGACGAGTCAGAGGTGCTGCCCGATGTCCCAAGGGTATTGAATTTTTTAAAAGATAATCATATTCCTATCGCCTTGGGATCCGCAAGCAAGAACGCTAGGCCAATTTTAGAAAAAGTAAAATTATTGCCTTTCTTTGATAGTATTGTGGATGGTAATAATGTAACCAAAGCAAAACCGGACCCGGAAGTATTTTTGATTGCTGCAGAAAATTTAGGGGTTCCTTCTAATAAATGTGTGGTCTTCGAAGATGCCGTTGCCGGTATCCAAGCTGCGAATGCCGCGCATATGATAAGTATTGGTATAGGTGATCAAAAGGTGTTGTCAGAGTCGAAGTATAATTTCAATGATTTTACGGAAATCGATACTGATTTCTTATCAAAACTTTTGCGTTCATAA